Below is a genomic region from Jiangella gansuensis DSM 44835.
TCTCCGGCTTCATGATCCAGGGCGGCGACCCCCTGGGCAACGGCACCGGCGGCCCGGGCTACGACTTCGCCGACGAGTTCCACCCCGAGCTGGCGTTCAACAAGCCGTACCTGCTGGCCATGGCCAACGCCGGGCCCAACACCAACGGCTCGCAGTTCTTCATCACCGTCGGGCTCACGCCGCACCTGAACCGCCGGCACACCATCTTCGGAGAGGTCGCCGACGAGAACAGCCGCCAGGTCGTCGACGCGATCGCCACCACGCCCACCGACCGCGCCGACCGGCCCAATGAGCCCGTCGTCATCGAGTCGGTCACCGTCACCGGAAGCTGAACGCAGGTTCCCACATGACCGGATCCGCCGGCGACACCGGCGGGCCGCCACCCGGCGGACCCGCCGTACCGACCTGCTATCGGCACCCCGACCG
It encodes:
- a CDS encoding peptidylprolyl isomerase translates to MADELHATLHTNRGDITMVLFPHHAPKTVRNFVELAKGEREWVNPATGEKTNDKLYDGTVFHRVISGFMIQGGDPLGNGTGGPGYDFADEFHPELAFNKPYLLAMANAGPNTNGSQFFITVGLTPHLNRRHTIFGEVADENSRQVVDAIATTPTDRADRPNEPVVIESVTVTGS